Proteins encoded together in one Argiope bruennichi chromosome 1, qqArgBrue1.1, whole genome shotgun sequence window:
- the LOC129964762 gene encoding insulin-like growth factor-binding protein complex acid labile subunit: MKTGCSWKRGAAFEGGVFVFLVFCCATVNCFCPFRCLCNEDTLTVWCDGATLDVVPITLNPNLQELHLNGNRIKSINLSFSVYENLRFLDMSQNLLQTLGHNNFIWQKDLRVLHLNSNKIASLKAKAFVGLSALKILRLDGNAISDIDDETFEPLYSLETLDLSRNSISTLSSSTFSGLINLKELILRDNRLTRIPTESFQNVKSLRSLDLGVNYIYVVPKQSFHYLRHLQVLSLDGCGIHIIENGAFLGLENIVSLFLQDNELQHVPTDVLLDIPHLQELHVGKNKIQRLGPNDFKGLRSLKTISVNGEDSLEVIENGTFSDNHQLERLIISHNKVLSYVEGGTFRGLDNLRILILRGNHFTTFTEDMVPWGKLDVFDLRENPLVCNCTILWLWNLLKQENFTSYGEDVTRVRCKDPPLVSDQLLIDIGPDDLDCENRALKQILAIAIAAVGVVLAAVIMLAFWHRYKYAAKQKSKLGQSKRTLYQYGQNSENFSPILSQIVQQPFKNPAIAEL; the protein is encoded by the coding sequence ATGAAGACAGGATGCTCATGGAAGAGAGGTGCTGCATTCGAGGGTGGAGTCTTTGTCTTTCTCGTTTTCTGCTGTGCGACCGTCAACTGCTTCTGTCCCTTCAGATGTCTGTGTAACGAAGACACCTTGACTGTGTGGTGCGACGGAGCGACTTTAGATGTAGTCCCCATCACCCTCAATCCTAACCTTCAGGAATTGCACCTAAATGGCAACAGAATCAAGAGCATCAATCTCTCCTTCAGCGTCTACGAGAACCTCCGGTTCTTGGACATGTCCCAGAATCTTCTACAAACCCTGGGACATAATAACTTTATTTGGCAAAAGGACCTGCGCGTCCTCCACCTGAACAGCAACAAGATTGCTTCTCTCAAAGCCAAAGCATTCGTTGGACTATCTGCGTTGAAGATTCTAAGACTGGATGGAAATGCCATTTCTGATATCGACGACGAGACATTCGAACCATTGTACAGTTTAGAGACATTAGATCTATCCAGGAATAGCATATCCACCTTATCGTCTTCTACCTTTTCAGGTCTCATCAACTTAAAAGAGCTAATACTTAGAGATAATAGATTAACAAGAATACCCACGGAGTCTTTCCAGAATGTCAAGTCCCTCCGTAGTTTAGATCTGGGCGTGAATTACATTTACGTTGTACCCAAGCAGTCTTTCCACTACCTGCGTCACCTCCAAGTACTTAGCTTAGATGGTTGTGGTATCCATATCATTGAGAACGGTGCCTTCCTGGGACTGGAAAATATCGTGTCTTTGTTTCTGCAGGACAATGAACTTCAGCACGTGCCTACAGATGTCTTGTTGGACATCCCCCATCTTCAAGAACTTCATGTAGGTAAAAACAAGATTCAGAGATTAGGTCCGAACGATTTCAAGGGGCTTCGATCCTTGAAGACCATCTCTGTCAATGGCGAAGATTCTCTGGAGGTGATCGAAAACGGTACGTTTTCTGACAACCATCAGCTGGAACGACTCATTATCAGCCACAACAAAGTTCTCAGCTACGTGGAAGGCGGAACGTTTCGTGGGTTGGACAACCTGCGAATTCTTATCCTCCGAGGCAACCACTTCACTACATTCACTGAAGATATGGTACCCTGGGGGAAACTAGATGTTTTCGACTTGCGAGAAAACCCTCTCGTGTGCAACTGCACTATCCTCTGGCTGTGGAATTTACTGAAGCAGGAGAATTTCACCTCCTATGGGGAAGACGTCACTAGAGTCAGGTGTAAAGATCCACCCCTCGTTAGCGACCAGCTGCTGATTGACATCGGTCCGGACGACCTGGATTGCGAAAATCGCGCCCTCAAACAGATCTTGGCGATCGCCATTGCGGCAGTGGGAGTCGTGTTGGCTGCCGTCATCATGCTCGCATTTTGGCACCGATACAAATACGCGGCCAAACAGAAAAGTAAACTGGGTCAGAGTAAGCGAACACTTTATCAATACGGACAGAACTCGGAGAATTTTTCCCCTATCCTGTCGCAGATCGTTCAGCAGCCCTTTAAAAATCCGGCCATTGCCGAATTATGA